The Seleniivibrio woodruffii genome contains a region encoding:
- a CDS encoding respiratory nitrate reductase subunit gamma, translating to MLDTLLLVVIPYICIAVMLTGIFMNMFSSKLRISAPATGFFENKTQLWSSVLWHYGILTVLTGHVLGAVFPGFVKSLSGSYKAMTILETLALAAGLSALTGVAVFIFRRVAEKTVSANSRPADYAVLLVLGVQIVLGLTIALKYRWGISWYASNLSGYLHDIFTLNPSAAKAAGMPPLVMAHIVGGFVLLAILPFTRLMHLLYVPVGYLFRKPQILLYYDKDK from the coding sequence ATGCTTGATACCCTCTTACTGGTGGTTATCCCCTATATATGCATTGCCGTGATGCTGACGGGCATCTTCATGAACATGTTCTCGTCAAAGCTGAGAATATCCGCTCCGGCAACGGGTTTCTTTGAAAACAAGACCCAGCTGTGGAGCTCCGTTCTGTGGCACTACGGGATATTGACTGTTCTGACAGGCCACGTTCTTGGAGCGGTGTTCCCCGGATTTGTGAAATCGCTGTCCGGAAGCTATAAGGCTATGACCATTCTTGAGACCCTCGCCCTTGCCGCAGGTCTCTCCGCACTTACGGGAGTGGCTGTGTTCATTTTCCGCCGTGTGGCCGAAAAAACGGTTTCGGCAAACTCACGTCCGGCTGACTACGCAGTTCTTCTGGTGCTGGGCGTTCAGATCGTTCTGGGGCTTACCATCGCACTGAAATACAGATGGGGAATAAGCTGGTACGCATCGAACCTGAGCGGATATCTGCACGATATCTTCACACTGAACCCTTCCGCCGCAAAAGCAGCCGGAATGCCCCCGCTCGTGATGGCGCATATCGTCGGCGGATTCGTTCTGCTGGCCATTCTGCCGTTCACAAGGCTTATGCACCTACTTTACGTTCCCGTGGGCTACCTTTTCAGGAAACCGCAGATACTGCTTTATTACGATAAAGATAAATAA